In a genomic window of Nyctibius grandis isolate bNycGra1 chromosome 4, bNycGra1.pri, whole genome shotgun sequence:
- the HARBI1 gene encoding putative nuclease HARBI1: MAVPIAILDCDLLLYGRGHRTLDRFKLEDVTDEYLVSTYGFPRQFIYYLVDLLGASVSRPTQRSRAISPETQILAALGFYTSGSFQTRMGDAIGISQASMSRCVANVTEALVERASQFIHFPEDEATVQSLKDDFYGLAGMPGVLGVVDCTHVAIKAPNAEDLSYVNRKGLHSLNCLMVCDARGALLSAETHWPGSLPDCTVLQQAALTSRFETELHKDGWLLGDSSFLLRTWLMTPLHIPETPAEYRYNMAHSATHNVIERTFRTIRSRFRCLDGSKGTLQYSPEKSSHIILACCVLHNISLEHGLDVWSSPATGHVEQPEEEYEQMESMDSEACRVRQELLLTHFS; the protein is encoded by the exons ATGGCTGTACCTATTGCGATTCTTGACTGCGACCTCTTGCTCTATGGCCGCGGACACAGGACTTTGGATCGCTTCAAGCTGGAGGATGTCACGGATGAGTATCTAGTATCCACGTACGGCTTTCCCCGACAGTTCATTTACTACCTGGTGGATCTCCTGGGAGCCAGTGTCTCTCGCCCCACGCAGCGGTCCAGGGCCATCAGTCCCGAGACACAGATACTTGCTGCATTGGGTTTCTATACCTCTGGCTCCTTCCAGACTCGCATGGGGGATGCTATTGGCATTAGTCAAGCCTCCATGAGCCGCTGTGTTGCCAATGTAACTGAAGCATTGGTGGAAAGAGCCTCACAGTTTATTCACTTCCCTGAGGATGAAGCTACCGTGCAGAGCCTGAAGGATGACTTTTATGGGCTGGCAGGCATGCCGGGAGTGCTGGGGGTGGTTGACTGCACCCACGTGGCAATCAAAGCGCCAAACGCTGAGGACCTGTCCTATGTGAACCGAAAGGGTCTCCATTCTCTGAACTGCCTGATGGTGTGTGATGCCAGAGGAGCCCTCCTGAGTGCAGAAACGCACTGGCCGGGCAGCCTGCCCGACTGCACGGTGTTACAGCAGGCAGCCCTTACAAGCCGGTTTGAAACTGAGCTACATAAAGATGGCTGGCTACTTG GTGACAGCTCCTTCTTACTCCGAACATGGCTGATGACCCCTCTGCATATCCCTGAGACACCTGCTGAATATCGTTACAACATGGCGCATTCTGCCACTCACAATGTCATTGAGCGGACATTCAGAACCATTCGGTCACGTTTCCGCTGCCTGGATGGGTCCAAAGGGACCCTGCAGTATTCTCCAGAGAAATCCAGCCACATCATTCTGGCCTGCTGTGTGCTCCATAACATCTCCCTGGAACACGGGCTGGATGTGTGGTCTTCCCCGGCCACAGGACACGTGGAACAACCGGAAGAAGAGTACGAGCAAATGGAATCAATGGACTCGGAAGCCTGCCGTGTTCGTCAGGAGCTTTTACTTACTCATTTTAGCTAA